Proteins from a genomic interval of Geodermatophilus obscurus DSM 43160:
- a CDS encoding glycosyltransferase family 4 protein, which yields MRIMHVLKHSQRSNGHVHVAVDLACAQADAGHEVTFVHAHGSYDELLRDHGVAIATVPEASSPMSALQSERALLHVARRARPQVVHAHMMSSAVLAYPVSKLVASPLVTTMHNSFDGHSWLMRLGTVVVAVSQAERQRLIDRGFPVRKVRCVLNGAVASPREALPDDATIGPLARPSVVSLCGLHARKAVGDAIAAFSKAQPSAPGWHMHVIGSGPDQGRLEALTRDLGMSDSVHFTGPSLTPWRLLEQADVFVSSSLDEPFGLSIAEARAAGCAVVATAVGGVPEVLDHGRAGQLVPASAPEAMATVLRRLMTDSEELARWRARARDNAEYFSVRRMAEDYDEVYRLVLR from the coding sequence ATGAGGATCATGCACGTCCTAAAGCACTCCCAGCGCAGCAACGGGCACGTCCACGTGGCCGTTGACCTCGCCTGTGCTCAGGCGGACGCCGGCCACGAGGTGACCTTTGTCCATGCCCACGGGTCCTACGACGAGCTCCTCCGGGACCATGGCGTCGCCATAGCAACCGTTCCCGAAGCGAGTTCGCCGATGAGCGCGTTGCAGAGCGAGCGAGCGCTCCTGCACGTCGCTCGTCGGGCGCGCCCCCAGGTGGTGCACGCCCACATGATGTCCTCGGCGGTCCTCGCCTATCCGGTCTCCAAGCTCGTGGCCAGCCCTCTGGTGACGACCATGCACAACTCCTTCGACGGGCACTCCTGGCTCATGCGCCTGGGCACGGTCGTCGTTGCGGTCAGCCAGGCCGAGCGGCAGCGACTGATCGACCGCGGATTCCCCGTCCGCAAGGTCAGGTGCGTCCTCAACGGCGCCGTCGCGTCACCGAGGGAGGCGCTGCCCGATGACGCGACCATCGGGCCGCTGGCGAGGCCGAGCGTCGTCAGTCTCTGCGGCCTGCACGCTCGCAAGGCGGTCGGTGACGCGATCGCCGCCTTCAGCAAAGCGCAGCCCTCCGCCCCGGGTTGGCACATGCACGTCATCGGGTCGGGGCCGGATCAGGGCAGGCTGGAGGCCCTGACCCGGGATCTGGGGATGTCGGATTCCGTCCACTTCACCGGACCGAGCCTCACGCCCTGGCGGTTGCTCGAGCAAGCGGATGTCTTCGTCTCGTCGTCCCTGGACGAACCCTTCGGTCTGAGCATCGCGGAGGCCCGAGCGGCCGGCTGCGCCGTCGTGGCGACCGCCGTCGGTGGTGTCCCCGAGGTGTTGGATCACGGGCGGGCCGGTCAGCTCGTCCCTGCGTCAGCGCCGGAAGCCATGGCGACTGTCTTGCGGCGGCTCATGACCGACAGCGAGGAATTGGCTCGGTGGCGTGCACGGGCACGCGACAACGCAGAGTACTTCTCGGTGCGCCGGATGGCCGAGGACTACGACGAGGTCTACCGATTAGTGTTGCGCTGA
- a CDS encoding lipopolysaccharide biosynthesis protein, with amino-acid sequence MSDAPGGPGASLRRAVLLTSASSALVPLAGLLTQPVLARALGATGRGEMAAAIVPAVLAGSVATLGLPDALTYLAAKRPWTVRRALAWSALLSVAMGILCFFVAWALLPFLSDGDAALGRLMLLAMALSIPMLIVGALRGAAMGHQMWGAVALESIVTTSLRVLVFVGLWLSGDLTPLIGVLVTFLAPAVAGLCYWPLLRKPPGVAAESVHGDAERVLVPLVSYGGRTWFGSVASMLAATIHQILMTPLASVRDLGLYSVAATVMDVPVIFSRAVAGALQGVNSKTSNADQVATACRVTTLLGLVGCVVLGLSAPLWMVPLFGESFADAVLPTQLLLISVVCYIPGPLAGAGLASFGRPGLRSLAFGLTLLINISVFVVLVPRFGILGACLTGIVASALQSLFLVLAASRVLGIPAHRFVVPGPGDVALVWRESLRVLETLLTPLRGRLTGRKTAGRG; translated from the coding sequence GTGAGCGATGCGCCCGGTGGTCCGGGCGCCAGCCTTCGGAGAGCAGTCCTGCTTACGAGCGCGTCCAGCGCCTTGGTCCCGCTCGCAGGCCTGCTCACCCAGCCCGTCCTCGCGCGTGCTCTGGGAGCCACCGGCCGGGGAGAGATGGCGGCCGCCATCGTCCCCGCGGTGCTCGCCGGGTCGGTGGCGACGCTGGGGCTGCCGGACGCCCTGACGTACCTGGCCGCGAAGCGGCCGTGGACCGTACGACGGGCGTTGGCGTGGTCGGCGCTTCTGTCGGTGGCGATGGGCATCCTGTGCTTCTTCGTCGCCTGGGCGCTCCTGCCGTTCCTGTCCGACGGCGACGCGGCGCTCGGCCGACTCATGCTCCTCGCGATGGCGCTGTCCATCCCCATGCTCATCGTGGGTGCGCTGCGCGGGGCGGCCATGGGGCATCAGATGTGGGGAGCCGTTGCCCTGGAGAGCATCGTCACCACGAGCCTGAGGGTGCTGGTCTTTGTGGGCCTGTGGCTCAGCGGTGACCTGACGCCACTGATCGGTGTCCTGGTGACCTTCCTCGCGCCCGCAGTTGCCGGTCTGTGCTACTGGCCCCTGCTGCGGAAGCCGCCGGGCGTGGCCGCGGAGTCGGTTCATGGAGACGCCGAACGGGTGCTGGTTCCTCTCGTCTCCTACGGGGGAAGGACGTGGTTCGGCTCGGTGGCCAGCATGCTCGCCGCCACGATCCACCAGATACTTATGACCCCGCTGGCGAGTGTGCGCGACCTGGGGCTGTACAGCGTGGCCGCTACCGTCATGGACGTACCGGTCATCTTCTCGAGGGCTGTCGCCGGCGCCCTGCAGGGGGTCAACAGCAAGACCAGCAACGCGGACCAGGTGGCGACCGCTTGTCGGGTGACGACGTTGCTCGGCCTGGTGGGGTGCGTGGTTCTGGGGCTCAGCGCTCCCCTCTGGATGGTCCCCCTCTTCGGCGAGAGCTTCGCAGACGCGGTCCTGCCGACTCAGCTCCTGCTCATCTCCGTGGTCTGCTACATCCCGGGTCCGTTGGCGGGCGCGGGACTGGCCTCATTCGGTCGGCCGGGGCTCCGCAGCCTGGCCTTCGGTCTGACCTTGTTGATCAACATCTCCGTCTTCGTCGTCCTCGTCCCCCGTTTCGGGATCCTCGGCGCCTGCCTGACGGGGATCGTGGCAAGTGCGCTGCAATCCCTCTTCCTCGTGCTGGCAGCCTCGCGTGTGCTCGGGATTCCGGCTCACCGCTTCGTGGTCCCGGGGCCGGGCGACGTGGCGCTCGTGTGGCGTGAGTCGCTTCGTGTCCTCGAAACCCTCCTTACCCCACTGCGCGGACGGCTGACGGGCCGAAAGACCGCGGGACGAGGTTAG
- a CDS encoding glycosyltransferase, producing MTEPRRVRLLVYCGAVEWGGAETVLGHLLAGLPDHYDVRLLGVEDTVLDRLAARRPGTPSTVLPRVGGWQDLRAVLAHRRALAGAGADLVHINLPVPYADAYTVLAASTLWHTPVVAVEHLPMPSPGPRIDRVVRFAARRLSAVVAVSEGSARELERLVGLPPGAARVVCNGVPEPGSSDAVPLPSGRFVVGAVGRLDRQKAFDVLVRAVAGLPDVHLVLVGDGPERAALEALVDELDLQQRVTMTGWSTEAPALMRSLDVLAVPSRWEGLPLVVLEAMLAGIPVVATPVGGVPDTVRHEQTGLLVPVDDTAGLTAALDRLARDPALRRRLAAAAADAARRRFTVDAMVGSYVALHDELLGRRGDGEGLQPTDEVVATVPPGGPWPVLAPPPAAPVRRAPEPPTFSVVIAAYQAEHTVAEAIESALGQTHPPLEVVVCDDGSTDRTADVLAGFGDAIRVVRRPNGGESAAKNTAVAAARGDYVVVLDADDVFHPRRLEALAWLAQKRPDLDVLTTDAIVEAGAVPVRRAYHADWPFQVKDQRAAILDGNFVLGMCAVPRERWLQAGGFDESLAVTADWEFWQRLVLSGSRVGLVDAPLARYRLAQGTLSSNPVGMTEARLRVLDRAAARTDLDPHEREVVARARTRELRELRRRLLIHLLAEGGRDVRRAALAVLIDTGQRSWSRAVALLALVAPGLASRQRRRRVGDTVEIGSGIRVQRARSDVANPPLPEARTPVHPEHRAWRGVDTA from the coding sequence GTGACCGAGCCGCGCCGCGTACGGCTCTTGGTCTACTGCGGAGCCGTCGAGTGGGGCGGCGCCGAGACGGTGCTCGGGCACCTGCTGGCCGGGCTGCCCGACCACTACGACGTCCGGCTCCTCGGCGTCGAGGACACCGTGCTCGACCGGCTCGCGGCCCGCCGTCCGGGCACGCCCTCCACGGTGCTCCCGCGCGTGGGCGGGTGGCAGGATCTGCGGGCGGTCCTCGCCCATCGACGTGCCTTGGCGGGGGCCGGCGCCGACCTCGTGCACATCAACCTCCCCGTGCCCTACGCGGACGCGTACACGGTCCTCGCGGCCTCGACACTGTGGCACACCCCCGTTGTCGCCGTGGAGCACCTGCCCATGCCCAGTCCCGGCCCGCGGATCGACCGAGTCGTCCGCTTCGCGGCCCGGCGGCTGAGCGCCGTCGTGGCGGTCAGCGAGGGGTCGGCTCGGGAACTCGAACGGCTCGTCGGCCTGCCGCCGGGTGCGGCCCGTGTCGTGTGCAACGGGGTCCCGGAGCCGGGGTCCTCCGATGCGGTACCCCTCCCCTCAGGTCGCTTCGTCGTCGGGGCCGTCGGCAGGCTCGACCGGCAGAAGGCCTTCGACGTACTGGTCCGGGCCGTTGCCGGGCTGCCGGACGTCCACCTGGTGCTGGTCGGGGACGGCCCCGAGCGGGCGGCGCTGGAGGCACTGGTCGACGAACTCGACCTGCAGCAGCGGGTCACGATGACCGGCTGGTCGACCGAAGCCCCTGCCCTGATGCGGTCCCTCGACGTGCTCGCCGTCCCCAGCCGGTGGGAGGGACTCCCGCTGGTCGTCCTCGAGGCCATGCTCGCTGGCATCCCCGTGGTCGCGACCCCCGTGGGCGGCGTTCCCGACACGGTGCGCCACGAGCAGACGGGGCTGCTGGTCCCGGTGGACGACACCGCCGGACTCACCGCCGCCCTCGATCGGCTGGCTCGCGATCCGGCGCTGCGCCGCCGGCTCGCCGCGGCGGCGGCTGACGCCGCCCGACGTCGCTTCACCGTCGATGCCATGGTCGGCTCGTACGTGGCCCTTCACGACGAGCTGCTGGGCCGACGGGGTGACGGAGAGGGGCTCCAGCCGACGGACGAGGTGGTCGCCACCGTCCCACCGGGCGGTCCGTGGCCCGTCCTGGCACCTCCCCCTGCGGCGCCCGTGCGGCGGGCCCCGGAGCCGCCCACGTTCTCGGTCGTGATTGCGGCCTACCAGGCCGAGCACACCGTCGCGGAGGCCATCGAGTCGGCCCTGGGCCAGACGCATCCACCACTGGAGGTCGTGGTCTGCGACGACGGGTCGACCGACCGCACCGCGGACGTGCTGGCCGGTTTCGGCGACGCCATCCGCGTGGTGCGCCGGCCCAACGGCGGCGAGTCCGCGGCCAAGAACACGGCTGTCGCCGCCGCCCGGGGCGACTACGTCGTCGTTCTGGACGCCGACGACGTCTTCCACCCTCGGCGGCTCGAGGCTCTGGCGTGGCTCGCGCAGAAGCGGCCGGACCTCGACGTCCTCACCACGGACGCAATCGTGGAGGCGGGGGCCGTCCCCGTCCGCCGGGCCTACCACGCGGACTGGCCATTCCAGGTCAAAGACCAGCGAGCCGCGATCCTGGACGGCAACTTCGTCCTGGGCATGTGCGCGGTGCCCCGCGAGCGGTGGCTGCAGGCCGGCGGTTTCGACGAGTCCCTCGCGGTCACCGCGGACTGGGAGTTCTGGCAGCGGTTGGTGCTGAGCGGCTCGCGGGTCGGACTGGTTGACGCGCCGCTCGCTCGTTACCGCCTGGCGCAAGGCACCCTCAGCTCGAACCCCGTCGGGATGACCGAGGCACGGCTGCGGGTGCTGGATCGCGCCGCCGCGCGGACCGATCTCGACCCGCACGAGCGCGAGGTGGTCGCCCGCGCACGGACCCGCGAGCTACGCGAACTACGGCGGCGACTGCTCATCCACTTGCTAGCCGAAGGTGGACGAGATGTGCGAAGGGCGGCCCTTGCGGTGTTGATTGACACAGGGCAACGATCGTGGAGCCGCGCGGTGGCCCTCCTCGCCCTTGTCGCGCCGGGCCTGGCAAGTCGACAACGCCGCCGCCGCGTTGGGGACACCGTCGAGATCGGATCGGGCATCCGCGTGCAGCGCGCGAGGAGTGACGTCGCGAACCCTCCGCTGCCGGAGGCCCGAACGCCTGTCCATCCTGAGCACCGTGCGTGGCGGGGCGTTGATACCGCGTGA
- a CDS encoding glycosyltransferase: MKFLVTADEYPWPARSGYRQRLHWTVRALSGLGSVDLLVARDRPLAAAEDPPPEVGLGRSTVVTAGYATRSSLSRAARWLASGRPRRLVGQDWTQVRGVAQQWATAGYDLVWFAHTPTYLALADRFPVPHVVDLDNLESSMARHRRAGRDRLSSGRSVARHLASAGADLLDEWLWRRAEREIAARAAVTVVCSDLDRARLALPRVAVLPNGYELSTRAAGSPARPTPDGGVLLFIGPLTYEPNHDAVAWFAREALPLVRARRPDACFRVVGDHDADVVDGVGEIPGVKLTGEVPDVTAELAEASVVVVPLRFGGGTRIKVIEAFAHGVPVVSTTVGCEGLNVEDGRHVLLADDPPSLAAACLRLLEDEERRTALSAQAGDLWQRRYRWTVIAPTVGQIVETALARPGSPP, encoded by the coding sequence ATGAAGTTCCTGGTGACGGCCGACGAGTACCCGTGGCCGGCCCGCTCAGGCTATCGGCAGCGCCTGCACTGGACCGTCCGGGCGCTGTCCGGCCTGGGGTCCGTCGACCTGCTGGTCGCCCGCGACAGGCCGCTCGCCGCCGCGGAAGACCCGCCACCCGAGGTCGGGCTCGGCAGGTCGACGGTGGTGACCGCCGGGTACGCGACGCGGTCGTCTCTGTCCCGGGCGGCGCGGTGGCTGGCCTCGGGGCGGCCACGGCGTCTCGTCGGCCAGGACTGGACGCAGGTTCGCGGGGTGGCGCAGCAGTGGGCGACGGCGGGCTACGACCTGGTGTGGTTCGCCCACACCCCTACCTACCTGGCCCTGGCCGACCGGTTCCCCGTGCCGCACGTCGTGGACCTCGACAACCTCGAGTCGTCGATGGCCCGACACCGGCGGGCGGGACGCGACCGCCTCTCGTCAGGCCGGAGCGTCGCCCGTCACCTGGCCAGCGCCGGTGCCGATCTGCTCGACGAGTGGTTGTGGCGCAGGGCGGAGCGCGAGATCGCCGCGCGAGCGGCCGTGACCGTGGTGTGCAGCGATCTGGACCGCGCGCGGCTCGCCCTGCCGCGGGTGGCGGTGCTGCCCAACGGATACGAGTTGTCCACCAGGGCGGCCGGTTCGCCGGCGCGTCCCACCCCTGACGGCGGGGTCCTCCTCTTCATCGGGCCGCTCACCTACGAGCCCAACCACGACGCCGTCGCCTGGTTCGCCCGCGAGGCGCTTCCGCTCGTCCGCGCACGCCGGCCCGATGCGTGCTTCCGGGTGGTCGGCGACCACGACGCAGACGTCGTCGACGGGGTGGGTGAGATCCCCGGCGTGAAGCTGACCGGTGAGGTCCCCGACGTGACGGCGGAGCTGGCGGAGGCGAGCGTCGTCGTGGTCCCCCTGCGATTCGGCGGCGGAACCCGCATTAAGGTGATCGAGGCCTTCGCCCACGGCGTCCCGGTGGTCAGCACGACGGTCGGGTGCGAGGGCCTCAACGTCGAGGACGGGCGCCACGTCCTCTTGGCGGACGACCCGCCATCACTGGCCGCCGCGTGCCTTCGCCTGCTCGAGGACGAGGAGCGCCGGACCGCGCTCAGCGCGCAGGCGGGAGACCTCTGGCAGCGGCGGTACCGCTGGACCGTCATCGCTCCGACGGTCGGCCAGATCGTCGAGACCGCCCTCGCTCGTCCGGGCTCACCGCCATGA
- a CDS encoding glycosyltransferase family 2 protein: MSDRPGQDGPVVSVVMPFLDAAPHIRQATGSVLRQSWTNLELLLVDDGGTDGSDRIARRLAEADPRVRVLSHEGRRNRGTGPSRALAIGHARGDLVAFLDADDAWEPHHVADQIALLEAHPEADIVCGRAWVWRSWRHPAATDVLSDLAFVPGAVVSGRQLLAAVLRNGAVATSTCSLLARRETLLGVVPHVEAFTGLFEDQVVNAWLQLRGTAVMSGATSAWYRMHDRSISARLGSQEEARVYLRFLAWVRDQLGEGEGEGDAELVELIDRASRRTTESLPPPQQPRPGHLLRAVVPTAVRRQIGRVRRALHRPRTPEPEVGPQEVAEALHRHGADLRGDVLVLGDGTAVVGSTATTSVRALPLPGPQAAAGPAHVLADLASDAYDCVLLVEDAGSVEAGDRGLRHLRRALRPGGVLLVVPRRDDPSLAEDLQAVFEWDAVSRDAPGGPYATVLRAFVPAP; encoded by the coding sequence ATGAGCGACCGGCCAGGCCAAGACGGCCCTGTCGTCTCGGTCGTCATGCCGTTCCTCGACGCCGCCCCCCACATCCGGCAGGCCACCGGAAGCGTGCTCCGCCAGAGCTGGACGAACCTGGAACTGCTCCTCGTCGACGACGGCGGCACCGACGGCAGCGACCGGATCGCGCGCCGGCTCGCCGAGGCCGACCCGCGGGTCCGCGTCCTGAGCCACGAGGGCCGGCGGAACCGGGGTACCGGCCCGAGCCGTGCGCTCGCGATCGGTCATGCCCGGGGCGACCTGGTGGCCTTCCTCGACGCGGACGACGCCTGGGAGCCGCACCACGTCGCCGACCAGATCGCCCTCCTCGAGGCGCACCCGGAGGCGGATATCGTGTGCGGCCGCGCGTGGGTCTGGCGCAGCTGGCGCCACCCTGCCGCCACCGACGTCCTGTCCGACCTGGCCTTCGTTCCGGGAGCGGTGGTCAGCGGACGGCAGTTGCTCGCGGCCGTCCTGCGCAATGGAGCGGTCGCGACGTCGACGTGCTCGCTGCTGGCGCGGCGGGAGACGCTCCTGGGCGTCGTGCCGCACGTCGAGGCCTTCACAGGGCTCTTCGAGGACCAGGTGGTCAACGCGTGGCTCCAGCTGCGGGGGACGGCGGTCATGAGCGGCGCCACGAGCGCCTGGTACCGCATGCACGACCGGTCGATCAGCGCGCGCCTCGGCAGTCAGGAGGAGGCGCGGGTCTACCTGCGCTTCCTCGCGTGGGTGCGGGACCAGCTCGGCGAGGGCGAGGGCGAGGGCGACGCGGAACTCGTCGAGCTGATCGACCGAGCGTCACGGCGCACGACCGAATCGCTGCCCCCGCCGCAGCAGCCCCGCCCCGGCCACCTGCTGCGGGCGGTGGTGCCGACGGCCGTCCGCCGGCAGATCGGCCGCGTCCGCCGCGCGTTGCACCGCCCCCGGACCCCCGAGCCGGAGGTCGGGCCGCAGGAGGTCGCGGAGGCGCTCCACCGGCACGGCGCTGATCTGCGCGGCGACGTCCTGGTTCTCGGGGACGGGACGGCGGTCGTCGGTTCGACCGCCACGACGTCCGTGCGAGCGCTGCCGTTGCCCGGCCCGCAGGCCGCCGCCGGTCCCGCGCACGTGCTGGCGGACCTGGCCAGCGACGCCTACGACTGCGTGCTGCTCGTGGAGGACGCGGGATCCGTCGAGGCGGGGGACCGGGGGTTGCGCCACCTCCGGCGCGCCCTCCGCCCCGGCGGCGTCCTGCTCGTCGTCCCCCGGCGCGACGACCCGTCCCTGGCCGAGGACCTGCAGGCGGTCTTCGAGTGGGACGCCGTGAGCCGGGACGCGCCGGGCGGGCCGTACGCGACGGTCCTCCGGGCTTTCGTCCCGGCACCCTGA
- a CDS encoding class I SAM-dependent methyltransferase: MDSAPTRLPIRVLRAVERRSALARRAKFRIRWAGTRRLDPLSEWGFDRGTAVDRYYIERFLQEHRDLVHGRTLEVKEDLYASSLGAEQVDVLDIDPTNPEATIVGDVCDPATLPEGTFDAAIVTQTLQLVPDPVAGLQNVLRALRPRATALVTAPAMSRLAGDWDRWRWTARGLQDLVDRAGGTGAVVAHGNQVVCRAFLLGAAIDDLPSAVRDVDDPDFPLIVTAVVRRGAT, encoded by the coding sequence GTGGACTCCGCCCCCACCCGGCTACCGATCCGTGTCCTCCGCGCCGTCGAGAGGCGCTCGGCGCTGGCACGGCGGGCCAAGTTCCGGATCCGCTGGGCCGGCACGCGGCGTCTCGACCCGCTCTCAGAGTGGGGCTTCGACCGGGGGACGGCCGTCGACCGCTACTACATCGAGCGCTTTCTGCAGGAGCACCGCGATCTCGTCCACGGCCGGACGCTGGAGGTCAAGGAGGACCTTTACGCCAGCAGCCTCGGTGCCGAGCAGGTCGACGTCCTGGACATCGACCCCACCAACCCCGAGGCCACCATCGTGGGTGACGTGTGCGACCCGGCAACCCTGCCGGAAGGGACCTTCGACGCCGCGATCGTGACGCAGACGCTGCAGCTCGTACCCGACCCCGTCGCCGGTCTGCAGAACGTGCTGCGAGCGCTCCGCCCGAGGGCCACGGCCCTGGTCACCGCCCCGGCGATGAGCCGGCTCGCCGGGGATTGGGACCGCTGGCGGTGGACCGCCCGTGGCCTGCAGGACCTGGTGGACCGGGCCGGGGGAACGGGTGCGGTGGTGGCCCATGGCAACCAGGTCGTCTGCCGGGCCTTCCTCCTCGGGGCGGCGATCGACGACCTCCCGTCCGCGGTCCGGGACGTGGACGACCCCGACTTCCCCCTCATCGTCACCGCGGTGGTGCGCCGAGGGGCGACGTGA
- a CDS encoding glycosyltransferase family 2 protein, translated as MTAPWPYLAPPGELVEPATPLTIGVLVTAHDVAPLLPAALQSVFAQTRPPDQVVVCDDASSDDVDGALRPFRDRVRLVRHPAQRGEGAAKNTAVAALDTDLVVVLDGDDEMASQRLEALGWLAEHRPDLTLLTTTWEAFGPGVEATDWSLADHFPTTDQRAAILRWNFLPAPAMRRTALLEAGGFDETLRYGPDWECYLRMFLRGAAAALVPVPLYRYRQWSGQQTADRERVLAGRVRVAEMIAANALLEPDDRRIADRSLWELRYEYWTWRLDHGAATRPESLALLRSGCTSGRRTALLALATVAPGLARRWRAR; from the coding sequence GTGACCGCCCCGTGGCCGTACCTGGCGCCTCCGGGTGAGCTGGTCGAACCGGCGACGCCGCTCACCATCGGCGTCCTCGTCACCGCCCACGACGTGGCGCCCCTTCTCCCGGCCGCACTGCAGTCGGTGTTCGCCCAGACCCGGCCCCCGGACCAGGTCGTGGTTTGTGACGACGCCTCCTCGGACGACGTCGACGGCGCCCTCCGCCCCTTCCGCGATCGGGTCCGCCTCGTCCGCCACCCCGCCCAGCGGGGCGAGGGGGCGGCGAAGAACACCGCCGTCGCGGCCCTCGACACCGACCTCGTCGTCGTCCTCGACGGCGACGACGAGATGGCCTCCCAGCGCCTGGAAGCGCTGGGCTGGCTGGCCGAGCACCGTCCCGACCTCACCCTGCTCACGACCACGTGGGAAGCCTTCGGGCCCGGGGTCGAAGCGACGGACTGGTCCCTGGCCGACCACTTCCCCACGACCGACCAGCGCGCCGCAATCCTCCGCTGGAACTTCCTCCCCGCCCCGGCGATGCGCCGCACCGCCCTGCTCGAGGCCGGTGGCTTCGACGAGACCCTCCGCTACGGGCCGGACTGGGAGTGCTACTTGCGGATGTTCCTCCGCGGCGCGGCCGCCGCCCTGGTGCCGGTGCCCCTCTACCGGTACCGGCAGTGGTCCGGACAGCAGACGGCCGACCGCGAGCGGGTGCTGGCAGGCCGGGTCCGCGTGGCCGAGATGATCGCCGCCAACGCTCTCCTCGAACCGGACGACCGCCGCATCGCCGACCGGTCGCTGTGGGAGCTGCGCTACGAATACTGGACCTGGCGGCTCGACCACGGCGCGGCCACCCGGCCGGAGAGCCTGGCCCTGCTGCGGAGCGGGTGCACGTCGGGCCGGCGGACGGCACTGCTCGCGCTGGCCACGGTGGCTCCCGGGCTGGCCCGCCGCTGGCGGGCGCGCTGA
- a CDS encoding polysaccharide deacetylase family protein, translating to MAPLRWLTDPPSAARVAAGIRRRWQQRPVWPRRWRPRGQHVVLLYHRIADVDQADDPGGMVVPPELFRQHMTALRDWFDLVPAREVLAPHERPTAAVTLDDGYLDNLEQAVPLLRQLGVPATFFIVADALQPDPPEYWWDRLEHLVLEPGPGADRVRVTAGRRVLELDLATRSSAVQAYRDLSAVLQRQGHGAAVQALTTLEAARPRPQSCARHRRLSAEQVRALAEEPLFDVGSHTCTHSALAALPRQVSREELTRSRQRLADLLGEAPELVAYPYGSVGAVVRRNAGDARSAGYRAAFTNVAGPVEGSPAYAVPRITVGRWSVEQLHAAVTAFRRPE from the coding sequence GTGGCGCCCCTGCGTTGGCTCACCGACCCGCCCTCCGCGGCGCGGGTGGCGGCCGGGATCCGGCGACGGTGGCAGCAGCGCCCCGTGTGGCCGCGGCGATGGCGCCCCCGAGGGCAGCACGTGGTCCTCCTGTACCACCGCATCGCCGACGTCGACCAGGCCGACGACCCCGGCGGCATGGTCGTCCCCCCGGAGCTCTTCCGTCAGCACATGACGGCCCTGCGGGACTGGTTCGACCTCGTGCCGGCACGCGAGGTCCTGGCACCGCACGAGCGCCCGACCGCGGCCGTCACGCTGGACGACGGCTACCTCGACAACCTCGAGCAGGCCGTCCCGCTGCTGCGGCAGCTGGGCGTCCCGGCCACCTTCTTCATCGTCGCGGACGCGCTCCAGCCCGACCCGCCTGAGTACTGGTGGGACCGGCTCGAGCACCTGGTCCTGGAGCCGGGACCGGGCGCCGACCGCGTGCGAGTGACGGCCGGCCGGCGGGTCCTGGAGCTGGACCTGGCGACGCGCTCGTCCGCCGTCCAGGCTTACCGGGACCTCTCCGCCGTCCTGCAGCGGCAGGGGCACGGCGCGGCGGTGCAGGCGCTGACCACGCTGGAGGCGGCGCGGCCCCGGCCGCAGTCGTGCGCACGGCACCGCCGGCTGTCGGCCGAGCAGGTGCGGGCGCTCGCAGAGGAGCCGCTGTTCGACGTCGGATCGCACACGTGCACCCACTCCGCCCTGGCCGCACTGCCCAGACAGGTCAGCCGGGAGGAGCTGACGCGCAGCCGGCAGCGGCTCGCCGACCTGCTCGGCGAGGCCCCCGAGCTGGTCGCGTACCCGTACGGCTCGGTGGGCGCGGTAGTGCGCCGGAACGCGGGGGACGCCCGGTCGGCCGGGTACCGCGCGGCGTTCACCAACGTGGCCGGCCCGGTCGAGGGCTCGCCCGCCTACGCCGTTCCGCGGATCACGGTGGGTCGGTGGAGCGTGGAGCAGTTGCACGCGGCGGTCACGGCCTTCCGGCGGCCGGAGTGA